In Paenibacillus ihbetae, the following are encoded in one genomic region:
- a CDS encoding GNAT family N-acetyltransferase: MRIRTESKDDIDSVHQLLLRAFGGEDEKILMERLRIDPAINPELSIVAEDNGIVIGHIMFSPATLNDGGTLYQVAALGPLAVLPECQRRGVGEQLIEEGKKRCGAHGYPLVFLFGHKDYYPRFGFVQARAHGFEIRQFTVPDEVFMVAELHRGSLESMQGEFRFHSAFEGLG; this comes from the coding sequence ATGAGGATTCGAACAGAGAGCAAGGACGATATCGATAGCGTTCATCAGCTTCTGCTCCGCGCCTTTGGCGGAGAGGACGAGAAAATATTAATGGAAAGGCTGCGCATAGATCCGGCCATAAACCCGGAGCTATCCATCGTTGCCGAAGATAATGGGATCGTGATCGGGCACATCATGTTCAGTCCTGCCACCCTGAATGACGGCGGGACGCTCTATCAGGTTGCCGCCCTCGGACCGCTTGCGGTCCTTCCCGAATGCCAGCGGCGGGGCGTCGGCGAGCAGCTGATCGAAGAAGGCAAGAAACGATGCGGGGCACACGGTTATCCGCTCGTGTTCTTGTTCGGCCACAAGGACTATTACCCGCGGTTTGGCTTTGTTCAAGCCAGGGCGCATGGCTTCGAGATCCGCCAGTTTACGGTGCCCGATGAGGTCTTTATGGTAGCAGAGCTTCATCGAGGTTCGCTTGAATCGATGCAGGGTGAATTTCGTTTCCACTCGGCGTTCGAAGGACTCGGCTAA
- a CDS encoding class I SAM-dependent methyltransferase produces MYVAQDWQDYEVLDTGGGEKLERWGDIILRRPDPQIIWPIEREDGLWRNVHGHYHRSSSGGGQWEMKKQLPERWTISYDQLKFHIRPTNFKHTGLFPEQAANWRWMMDKIQAAKRPIRVLNLFAYTGGATVAAAYAGAQVVHVDAAKGMVQWAKENAALSGLADKPIRYITDDVFKFVQREQRRGNKYDAIIMDPPSYGRGPGGETWKLEQSLYPFLESCLSIVSDQPLFMLINSYTTGISPTVLHNMLSMTMKPKYGGTISAGEIGLPITRSGLNLPCGILGRWES; encoded by the coding sequence ATGTATGTAGCACAGGATTGGCAAGACTACGAGGTTCTTGATACCGGCGGCGGCGAGAAGCTGGAGCGCTGGGGCGATATTATTCTCCGGCGTCCGGATCCGCAGATCATCTGGCCTATCGAACGGGAGGACGGATTATGGCGGAATGTTCACGGCCATTATCACCGCAGCTCGTCCGGAGGCGGCCAATGGGAGATGAAGAAGCAGCTCCCGGAACGTTGGACGATTTCCTACGATCAACTAAAATTTCACATCCGGCCGACGAACTTCAAGCATACCGGCCTGTTCCCGGAGCAAGCGGCGAACTGGCGCTGGATGATGGACAAAATCCAAGCGGCCAAGCGGCCGATTCGGGTGCTTAATCTGTTCGCATACACCGGTGGCGCAACCGTGGCGGCGGCCTATGCCGGAGCCCAGGTCGTGCATGTGGACGCGGCGAAGGGCATGGTCCAGTGGGCCAAGGAAAATGCCGCTTTATCCGGCCTAGCCGACAAGCCGATCCGGTACATCACCGATGATGTATTTAAATTCGTCCAGCGGGAGCAGCGCCGCGGCAACAAATATGATGCGATCATTATGGACCCGCCGTCCTACGGCCGGGGACCGGGAGGCGAAACATGGAAGCTCGAGCAGAGCCTGTACCCGTTCCTCGAAAGCTGCCTGAGCATCGTCTCCGACCAGCCGCTGTTTATGCTGATCAATTCCTATACGACCGGCATTTCGCCGACCGTTCTGCACAATATGCTCTCCATGACGATGAAGCCAAAGTATGGCGGTACGATCAGCGCCGGTGAAATCGGCCTCCCGATCACCCGTTCGGGGCTGAATCTCCCCTGCGGCATTCTTGGCAGATGGGAGTCCTGA
- a CDS encoding RluA family pseudouridine synthase, with protein sequence MTNRDSHRPYPSVPILFEDNHVLGVAKPVNVPSQEDATGDPDMLTILKQDIKERYNKPGNVYLGLVHRLDRPVGGAMVFAKTSKAASRLSEAVRSRSFLKQYAAIVHGIPSKPSGRLHNYLLKDTKTNTVRVVPKATAGAKEALLDYTVLESMNGLSLVLIELHTGRPHQIRVQFSHADNPLYGDQKYGSKVNQAGQQIALWSVRVGFPHPTTKEEVNIYSAPPAVHPWSQFSMDSLMRTLQSQ encoded by the coding sequence ATGACGAACCGTGACTCTCACCGCCCGTACCCAAGCGTGCCGATTCTCTTCGAGGATAATCATGTGCTCGGCGTAGCCAAGCCGGTCAATGTGCCGTCCCAAGAGGATGCTACGGGTGATCCCGATATGCTGACCATCCTGAAGCAGGATATCAAAGAACGGTACAACAAACCGGGCAACGTATATCTGGGATTGGTGCACCGCTTGGACCGTCCGGTCGGAGGAGCTATGGTGTTTGCCAAAACCTCCAAGGCAGCCTCCCGATTATCGGAGGCCGTTCGCTCAAGGAGCTTTCTGAAACAGTATGCAGCCATTGTTCACGGTATTCCGTCAAAGCCTTCCGGAAGGCTTCACAATTACCTCTTGAAGGATACGAAGACCAATACGGTTCGGGTCGTTCCCAAAGCCACGGCTGGCGCGAAGGAAGCGCTATTGGATTACACCGTCCTTGAATCCATGAATGGCCTAAGTCTTGTGCTGATCGAGCTGCACACGGGCCGACCGCATCAAATCCGCGTGCAATTCAGTCATGCGGATAACCCGCTGTATGGAGACCAAAAATACGGCAGCAAGGTGAATCAAGCCGGGCAGCAAATTGCGCTCTGGTCTGTACGGGTCGGCTTCCCCCACCCTACCACCAAAGAGGAGGTCAATATTTACTCGGCGCCCCCTGCCGTTCATCCATGGTCCCAATTCTCGATGGATTCGTTGATGCGGACGCTCCAAAGCCAATGA
- a CDS encoding lytic polysaccharide monooxygenase, translating into MDFSRKFAAFFLVMVITTNTASAHGYIESPASRAYKCKLGENKNCGRIIYEPQSLEGKGNFPTGGPADGQITGAGIFTELYEQTPTRWSKVNMNGGPNTFKWVLTAAHATSDWKYYITKKGWDANKPLARADLELFCSFNDGGKRPPNTVTHACNVPNDRSGYYLILAVWEIADTGNAFYNVIDVNLNNGGGNQDTQPPSAPTGLRSTGATSSSISLAWNASTDNIGVTGYEVYQGSSRVATVSGSNLSHTITGLQAGASYTFTVKALDGAGNVSAASTPLTASTSDPVPDTQAPSAPVHLRAADLTSTSVSLEWNAATDNVGVTGYEIYRGDALVTTVSGTALSYTVTGLTPDTAYSFTVKARDAAGNASAASNALEVKTLDGSAPEIPAWAPNTSYQQGALVSYGGKTYECRQAHTSLPGWEPANVPALWLLK; encoded by the coding sequence GTGGATTTTTCTCGGAAGTTTGCTGCTTTCTTCCTCGTAATGGTCATTACGACGAATACGGCCTCCGCACATGGCTATATCGAATCGCCTGCCAGTCGTGCCTACAAATGCAAGCTCGGCGAGAACAAAAATTGCGGCCGGATTATTTATGAACCACAGTCCCTGGAAGGGAAAGGGAATTTCCCGACGGGCGGACCGGCGGACGGGCAAATTACGGGCGCGGGCATTTTTACCGAGCTATATGAACAAACCCCGACGCGGTGGAGCAAAGTGAACATGAACGGCGGTCCGAACACTTTTAAATGGGTGTTGACCGCTGCGCATGCAACATCGGATTGGAAGTATTATATTACGAAGAAAGGCTGGGATGCCAACAAACCGCTGGCAAGAGCCGACCTCGAGCTGTTCTGCTCGTTCAATGACGGCGGCAAGCGACCGCCGAACACGGTAACCCATGCGTGCAACGTTCCGAATGACCGCAGCGGTTATTACCTGATCCTCGCCGTGTGGGAAATCGCCGATACAGGCAATGCCTTCTATAACGTTATCGACGTGAATCTGAACAATGGCGGGGGCAATCAGGATACCCAGCCTCCAAGCGCCCCGACCGGCCTTCGATCGACCGGAGCGACAAGCAGCTCCATATCGCTCGCATGGAACGCCTCAACCGACAATATCGGCGTAACCGGCTATGAAGTCTACCAAGGCTCCTCCCGGGTCGCCACGGTGTCCGGATCTAATTTGAGCCATACGATCACCGGATTACAAGCAGGAGCCTCCTATACGTTTACCGTAAAAGCGCTTGATGGGGCAGGCAACGTCTCGGCCGCGAGCACTCCGCTGACCGCTTCAACGAGCGATCCGGTCCCCGACACGCAGGCTCCTTCCGCCCCCGTCCATCTGAGAGCAGCCGACTTGACATCGACCAGCGTCTCGCTGGAATGGAACGCGGCAACCGATAATGTCGGCGTAACCGGGTACGAAATATACCGCGGTGACGCTTTGGTTACGACTGTTTCCGGCACTGCCCTCAGCTACACGGTCACCGGCCTGACGCCGGATACGGCCTATTCGTTTACCGTGAAAGCGCGTGATGCAGCCGGCAACGCCTCGGCCGCCAGCAATGCGCTGGAGGTAAAGACGCTGGACGGCTCGGCGCCGGAGATCCCTGCATGGGCTCCAAATACCTCCTATCAGCAGGGTGCACTCGTATCCTATGGCGGGAAAACATACGAATGCCGCCAAGCCCATACCTCTCTTCCGGGCTGGGAGCCGGCCAATGTTCCGGCATTGTGGCTCCTGAAATAA
- a CDS encoding MarR family winged helix-turn-helix transcriptional regulator, with product MHTAEFAKVWSKLAKDYKLHMEAGLAPTLTEAQLTVLEVLQEQERMKPSDFIPYLATSPAAVTMLLDRMEKNGLIKRERDEHDRRIVWVTISYKGNEEYSRGMRVRDEYLSQVLNRISSHNQQLLVYLLGKISTSPQEALVEV from the coding sequence ATGCATACTGCTGAATTCGCGAAGGTATGGTCCAAGCTGGCCAAGGATTACAAGCTTCATATGGAGGCTGGACTTGCGCCTACGTTGACCGAAGCGCAACTGACCGTGCTGGAGGTGCTTCAGGAACAGGAGCGGATGAAGCCCTCGGATTTTATCCCGTATCTGGCTACCAGTCCGGCTGCGGTCACGATGCTTCTTGATCGCATGGAGAAGAATGGCTTGATTAAGCGGGAGCGTGATGAGCATGATCGGCGCATTGTGTGGGTTACGATTTCCTATAAAGGAAACGAGGAATACAGCCGCGGCATGCGGGTTCGGGATGAATATCTGTCACAGGTGCTAAATCGTATCTCTTCGCATAATCAGCAGCTGCTGGTATATTTGCTTGGTAAGATCAGCACGTCTCCACAGGAAGCCTTAGTGGAGGTATAA
- the gyrA gene encoding DNA gyrase subunit A yields MSLSEQFLPAYLEEVVGDRFGRYSKYIIQDRAIPDVRDGLKPVQRRILYAMYDSGNTPDKPYRKSAKTVGDVMGNYHPHGDSSIYEGMVRMAQPWKMGHVLVDGHGNWGSQDDDPAAAMRYTEARLSPIAMELLRDIEKRTVLFKDNFDNTAKEPVVLPSRYPNLLVNGASGISAGFATEIPPHNLREVIDACIAVMQKPEIELSEIMTFIKGPDFPTSGIIMGGDGILDAYRTGKGRVYLRSKTEIESLRGGKQQIVITEIPYQVVKSRLVTAMENIRLEKKVEGIAEVRDESGREGLRIVVELKKDADANGILAYLFKKTDLQITYNFNMVAIVNKTPQQLGLKAMLEAYIEHQREVVTHRTQYELEKAEDRAHVLEGLVKALNILDEVIAAIKASKNRQDAQNNLQWMFGFTERQADSILTLQLYRLTNLEIHSLQKELDELMKKIDNLRGILASDKKLIGVIRKELLEIREKYGVDRRSVIQEEVEEIKVNLEVLVNAEDVLVTMSHDGYIKRTSMLSFTRSGGELESSGIKEGDHITRLFEVNTLDNLLLFTSRGQYFLLPVHQIPEYKWKDAGTAIVNVIQLPKEDTIVSAIPVTNFEEPGKSLVFVTRKGQVKRTELKDYVTKRSGAVAAAKVAADDSVIQVVLSDGTKDIVLISKDGMSIRFKEQEVNAMGRVSAGVRGIQLREGDEVVSALWVEEDEGEILTITDLGYGKRSLLIDYPAQSRGGKGIATFEFKEGKRVKPNGSAIAGAFYCREPIDITAYGDDGQAYPIHSEKVPIAERKSIGKLLADVGKKGRIVSLVHLPNSGQDKEV; encoded by the coding sequence ATGAGTTTATCTGAACAGTTTTTGCCGGCATACCTGGAAGAGGTCGTAGGGGACCGCTTCGGCCGGTATTCGAAATATATTATTCAGGACCGGGCGATCCCCGACGTTCGCGACGGCCTGAAGCCGGTTCAGCGCCGCATTTTGTATGCGATGTACGACTCCGGCAACACGCCGGACAAGCCCTACCGCAAATCCGCCAAGACCGTCGGGGACGTTATGGGTAATTATCACCCTCACGGTGATTCGTCCATTTACGAGGGCATGGTCCGGATGGCCCAGCCTTGGAAGATGGGGCATGTACTGGTCGACGGACATGGCAACTGGGGCTCCCAGGACGATGACCCGGCTGCAGCGATGCGTTATACCGAGGCGCGTCTCTCGCCGATCGCGATGGAGCTTCTGCGCGATATCGAGAAGCGGACCGTGCTGTTCAAGGACAATTTCGACAATACGGCGAAGGAACCGGTCGTTCTGCCGTCCCGGTATCCGAATCTGCTGGTCAACGGGGCAAGCGGAATTTCGGCAGGCTTTGCGACGGAAATTCCGCCTCACAACTTGCGGGAAGTGATCGATGCCTGCATTGCGGTCATGCAAAAGCCCGAGATCGAGCTGTCGGAAATTATGACCTTTATCAAGGGACCGGACTTTCCGACGAGCGGCATCATCATGGGCGGCGATGGCATCCTGGATGCCTACCGGACGGGCAAAGGCCGCGTATACCTTCGCTCCAAGACGGAGATTGAATCGCTTCGCGGCGGCAAGCAGCAGATCGTCATTACGGAGATTCCGTATCAGGTCGTCAAGTCGAGACTGGTAACCGCGATGGAAAACATCCGGCTGGAGAAGAAGGTCGAGGGCATTGCCGAAGTGCGGGACGAGAGCGGACGCGAAGGGCTCCGCATCGTGGTGGAGCTGAAGAAGGACGCCGATGCGAACGGCATTCTTGCTTATCTGTTCAAGAAGACCGATCTGCAGATTACGTACAATTTCAATATGGTTGCGATTGTAAACAAAACCCCTCAGCAGCTGGGCCTTAAAGCGATGCTGGAGGCATACATCGAGCACCAGCGCGAGGTCGTCACGCACCGAACGCAGTATGAGCTGGAGAAGGCGGAGGACCGGGCGCATGTATTGGAGGGCCTGGTTAAGGCGCTGAACATTTTGGATGAAGTCATTGCGGCGATCAAAGCATCCAAGAACCGTCAGGATGCACAGAATAACCTGCAGTGGATGTTCGGCTTTACGGAGCGCCAGGCGGATTCTATTCTAACTTTGCAATTATACCGCCTAACGAATCTTGAGATCCATTCGCTGCAAAAAGAGCTGGACGAGCTCATGAAGAAAATCGACAACCTGCGCGGCATTCTCGCCAGCGACAAAAAGCTGATCGGGGTAATCCGCAAGGAGCTGCTCGAAATTCGCGAGAAATACGGGGTGGACCGCCGCTCCGTTATTCAGGAAGAAGTGGAAGAGATCAAGGTGAATCTCGAGGTGCTCGTCAATGCGGAGGACGTGCTCGTTACGATGTCCCATGATGGATACATTAAGCGGACCAGCATGCTCTCCTTCACCCGAAGCGGCGGGGAGCTTGAGAGCTCGGGGATCAAGGAAGGGGACCACATCACCCGTCTATTCGAAGTGAACACGCTGGACAACCTGCTGCTGTTCACAAGCCGCGGGCAGTATTTCCTGCTGCCGGTTCACCAGATACCGGAATATAAATGGAAGGATGCCGGAACGGCGATCGTCAATGTCATCCAGCTTCCGAAAGAGGATACGATCGTATCCGCCATTCCGGTAACGAATTTTGAAGAGCCTGGAAAATCGCTCGTCTTCGTTACCCGCAAAGGGCAGGTGAAGCGAACCGAGCTGAAGGATTACGTCACCAAACGATCAGGGGCGGTTGCTGCGGCCAAGGTAGCAGCGGATGACAGCGTCATCCAGGTCGTGCTGAGCGACGGGACGAAGGATATTGTGCTCATCTCCAAAGACGGCATGAGCATTCGCTTCAAGGAGCAAGAGGTTAACGCGATGGGCCGCGTGTCCGCCGGCGTCCGGGGCATCCAGCTCCGTGAAGGGGATGAGGTGGTTTCCGCCTTGTGGGTGGAAGAGGATGAAGGCGAAATCTTGACGATTACCGATCTGGGATACGGCAAACGGAGTCTGCTGATCGACTATCCTGCCCAAAGCCGAGGCGGCAAAGGAATCGCGACCTTCGAGTTCAAGGAAGGCAAGCGGGTGAAGCCGAACGGCAGCGCCATCGCCGGAGCATTCTATTGCAGAGAACCGATCGATATTACAGCCTACGGGGATGACGGGCAAGCGTATCCGATTCATTCCGAGAAAGTACCGATCGCTGAACGGAAGTCGATAGGCAAGCTTCTGGCCGATGTCGGCAAAAAAGGACGGATTGTGAGTCTGGTTCATTTGCCTAACAGCGGGCAGGACAAAGAAGTTTAG
- the parE gene encoding DNA topoisomerase IV subunit B: MVEQIDLFAESSPNGGGSRSGYDADDIQVLEGLVAVRKRPGMYIGSTSSSGLHHLVWEIVDNAVDEHLAKYCSRIELTLHKDGSVTVYDNGRGIPTGMHKTGIPTPQVVFTILHAGGKFGGSGYKKSGGLHGVGASVTNALSEWLEVEIYREGKIHRQRFEYWQDKKGKEHVGEPVTGLEVLGNTSKTGTKVTFKPDARVFSSGIQLNYDTLAERLQEIAFLNSGLRIVLKDERSGNNDEFFYEGGASQFVQFLNEGKDVLHDVIHFFAEKDDIEVEIALQYNAGYTETLASFVNSIPTRGGGTHETGFKTAYTRVMNDYARKNNLLKEKDKNLEGNDLREGMMAVISVKMAEVEFVGQTKDQLGSASARSAVDSIVTEKMQIFLEENPQVAQTLLRKAIQASKAREAARKARDEMRSGKKRSESSNLGGKLTPAQSKDFSRTELFIVEGDSAGGSAKQGRDSKIQAILPLKGKPMNPEKSKLADILKNEEYRAIVSAIGSGIGNEFSSADSNYSKIIIMTDADTDGAHIQVLLLTFFYRYMKPLIDEGRVYIAQPPLYKIASKSGKLETVRYAWTEEQLANYLKEFKNYELQRYKGLGEMNPEQLWETTMNPETRTLLQVQIEDAAKAERRVSTLMGDKVDPRKRWIVENVNFAEFEE, translated from the coding sequence ATGGTCGAACAGATCGATTTGTTTGCAGAGTCATCACCGAATGGCGGAGGAAGCCGTTCAGGATACGATGCTGACGACATTCAAGTGCTCGAAGGCCTTGTTGCGGTACGCAAACGGCCAGGCATGTACATAGGGAGCACAAGCTCGTCGGGCTTGCATCATCTAGTGTGGGAAATTGTGGATAACGCTGTCGACGAGCATTTGGCCAAGTACTGCTCGAGAATTGAACTTACCTTGCATAAAGACGGGTCCGTTACCGTGTATGATAACGGACGGGGCATTCCGACCGGCATGCATAAGACCGGCATTCCGACGCCGCAGGTCGTATTTACGATCCTGCATGCGGGCGGCAAGTTCGGCGGCTCCGGATACAAGAAATCCGGCGGCTTGCACGGGGTTGGCGCGTCGGTAACGAACGCATTATCCGAGTGGCTGGAAGTGGAGATTTACCGGGAGGGCAAGATCCACCGCCAGCGTTTCGAATATTGGCAGGACAAGAAAGGGAAAGAGCATGTCGGGGAGCCGGTTACCGGACTCGAGGTGCTGGGCAACACGTCGAAGACCGGAACGAAAGTTACGTTCAAGCCGGATGCGCGCGTGTTCTCCTCCGGCATCCAATTGAATTACGACACGCTGGCGGAGCGGCTGCAGGAGATTGCGTTCCTGAACTCGGGTCTTCGCATCGTCTTGAAGGATGAGCGCAGCGGGAACAACGACGAGTTTTTCTACGAAGGCGGAGCAAGCCAGTTCGTACAGTTCCTGAACGAGGGCAAGGATGTACTGCATGACGTCATCCATTTCTTTGCCGAGAAGGACGATATTGAGGTGGAAATTGCGCTTCAATATAACGCAGGTTATACGGAGACGCTGGCCTCGTTCGTCAACTCGATTCCGACGCGCGGCGGCGGTACGCATGAGACCGGCTTCAAGACCGCTTATACCCGCGTGATGAATGATTATGCCCGCAAGAATAATCTGTTGAAGGAAAAGGACAAGAACCTGGAGGGCAACGATCTGCGGGAAGGCATGATGGCGGTCATCAGCGTGAAGATGGCCGAGGTCGAATTCGTCGGACAGACGAAGGACCAGCTCGGGAGCGCTTCGGCGCGCAGTGCGGTTGACAGCATCGTTACCGAGAAAATGCAAATCTTCCTCGAAGAGAATCCACAGGTTGCCCAAACGCTGCTCAGGAAGGCCATCCAGGCTTCGAAGGCGCGCGAAGCGGCGCGGAAAGCCCGGGATGAAATGCGAAGCGGCAAGAAGCGAAGCGAAAGCTCGAATCTGGGCGGCAAGCTGACGCCGGCGCAGTCGAAGGATTTCTCGAGAACCGAGCTGTTCATCGTCGAAGGCGATTCGGCGGGCGGTTCGGCGAAGCAGGGGCGCGATTCGAAGATTCAGGCCATCCTGCCGCTGAAAGGAAAACCGATGAATCCGGAAAAATCAAAGCTGGCCGACATCCTCAAGAATGAAGAGTACCGGGCTATCGTTTCGGCGATCGGCTCAGGAATCGGCAATGAATTTTCCTCGGCGGACAGCAATTATTCCAAGATCATTATCATGACGGACGCGGATACGGACGGCGCCCATATTCAGGTGCTGCTGCTGACGTTCTTCTACCGGTACATGAAGCCGCTGATCGATGAAGGCCGTGTCTACATCGCACAGCCTCCGCTGTACAAAATCGCCAGCAAATCCGGGAAACTGGAAACGGTCCGTTATGCGTGGACCGAAGAGCAGCTTGCGAACTACTTGAAGGAATTCAAAAATTACGAGCTGCAGCGTTATAAGGGACTTGGCGAGATGAATCCGGAGCAGCTGTGGGAAACGACGATGAATCCCGAGACGCGGACGCTGCTTCAGGTGCAGATCGAGGATGCGGCCAAGGCGGAAAGACGCGTATCAACCCTGATGGGAGATAAGGTCGATCCCCGCAAACGTTGGATCGTAGAGAACGTTAATTTTGCGGAGTTTGAGGAATAG
- a CDS encoding ABC transporter permease codes for MSNLVPLIQNECLKILKRKRFYVVLLVLLVLVPMFTYAQMKAAERSQEKFNSDWRLELQQRITDNENSLSSDRVPDEWKRYRQIFIQQMQYYLEHDVNPNHPNGVTFTREFLNNAISLFIPLLIMAIASDIVSGERTSGTIKMLLTRPVKRWKVLLSKLIALLMFVSLINVSTFIIAYLISGLAFGYKGFDIPVFTGFRIVGSEVDMSGVHAVPQWMYLLMQGGLVWFVGICVAMLAFMVSVLVRSTAASIVIMMAALIAGNILTNMASAWSSAKYLFMVNLNLTDYLAGNLPPIEGMSLNFSLAVLAVWAVCAVIVSFSVFTRRDILN; via the coding sequence TTGAGTAACTTGGTCCCGCTGATACAAAACGAATGTTTGAAAATTTTGAAAAGGAAGCGTTTTTACGTCGTGCTCCTTGTCCTGCTCGTTCTGGTACCGATGTTTACCTATGCACAGATGAAAGCGGCGGAACGGAGCCAGGAGAAGTTTAACAGCGATTGGCGCCTGGAGCTTCAGCAGCGGATCACGGATAATGAAAACTCGCTCAGCAGCGACCGGGTACCGGATGAATGGAAGAGATACCGCCAAATTTTCATTCAGCAAATGCAGTATTATTTGGAGCATGATGTGAATCCTAATCATCCAAACGGGGTTACCTTTACCCGGGAGTTCCTGAATAATGCGATATCATTATTCATTCCGCTCTTAATTATGGCAATCGCCTCGGATATCGTATCCGGTGAACGCACGTCGGGAACGATCAAAATGCTGCTTACGCGTCCGGTAAAACGGTGGAAGGTGCTTCTGAGCAAGCTGATCGCCCTGCTGATGTTCGTATCGTTGATCAATGTATCAACGTTTATTATCGCCTATCTCATTTCGGGACTGGCTTTCGGATATAAAGGCTTTGACATCCCGGTATTTACGGGCTTTCGGATTGTCGGCTCGGAAGTGGATATGTCCGGGGTGCATGCGGTGCCGCAGTGGATGTATTTGCTGATGCAAGGCGGCCTGGTATGGTTTGTCGGCATTTGCGTGGCCATGCTGGCATTTATGGTTTCGGTGCTAGTCCGGAGCACGGCGGCAAGCATCGTCATCATGATGGCAGCCTTGATCGCTGGAAATATACTGACCAATATGGCCTCTGCGTGGAGCAGCGCCAAATATTTGTTTATGGTCAATCTGAACCTGACGGACTATCTAGCAGGAAATTTGCCGCCGATCGAAGGGATGTCGCTGAATTTCTCACTCGCCGTATTGGCCGTCTGGGCAGTCTGCGCGGTGATCGTTTCATTCAGTGTCTTTACGAGAAGGGATATCTTGAATTAA
- a CDS encoding ABC transporter ATP-binding protein, with protein MNDHFSEIVLSVKNVTKKIGRKWIIHDVTFDVRKGEIFGFLGPNGAGKTTTIRMLVDLIKPTSGTIKVCGYDVNRQQEQALRHIGSIVENPEMYSFLTGWENLEHFARMQPGIDRDRIAEVVNIVRLERRIHDKVSTYSLGMRQRLGIAQALLGRPKLLILDEPTNGLDPKGIKEMRHFIQQLAEEGLAVFVSSHLLSEIQLLCDRVAIISGGRVLAVGEVDALISESNDYVVWELKPAAQGKRILAGLEYCVIVDEPESVLDDSLLAGMSAEAIVTRISPEHTFRAVERLVAAGVEVREVHRMNPTLEQLFLQMTEGESLE; from the coding sequence TTGAATGACCATTTCTCGGAAATCGTGTTATCGGTAAAGAATGTGACGAAGAAAATCGGACGAAAATGGATTATACATGACGTGACCTTCGACGTTCGCAAAGGGGAAATTTTCGGTTTTCTTGGCCCGAACGGTGCGGGGAAGACGACAACGATCCGGATGCTTGTCGATCTGATCAAGCCGACCTCGGGAACGATCAAGGTGTGCGGCTATGATGTCAACCGCCAGCAGGAGCAGGCGCTGCGACACATCGGTTCGATCGTCGAGAATCCCGAGATGTACTCTTTTCTGACCGGCTGGGAGAATCTTGAGCATTTTGCACGCATGCAGCCCGGAATCGACCGCGACCGGATCGCCGAAGTGGTGAATATTGTCCGGTTGGAGCGGAGAATCCATGACAAGGTCAGCACGTATTCACTAGGCATGAGGCAGCGGCTTGGAATCGCACAGGCGCTTTTGGGAAGACCGAAGCTGCTTATACTGGACGAGCCGACCAACGGGCTGGATCCGAAAGGCATCAAGGAGATGCGCCATTTCATTCAGCAGCTGGCAGAGGAAGGCCTGGCGGTATTCGTTTCAAGCCACCTGCTGAGCGAGATTCAGCTGCTGTGCGACCGGGTTGCCATCATAAGCGGAGGGCGTGTGCTCGCCGTCGGCGAAGTGGATGCACTGATCTCCGAGAGCAACGATTATGTCGTCTGGGAGCTGAAACCGGCGGCGCAAGGGAAGCGAATATTGGCGGGGCTTGAATACTGCGTCATTGTGGATGAGCCCGAATCGGTGCTTGATGATAGCCTGCTGGCCGGAATGTCGGCCGAGGCGATCGTAACGCGGATATCTCCCGAGCATACCTTCCGCGCCGTCGAGCGTCTGGTAGCCGCCGGAGTGGAGGTTCGGGAAGTCCACCGGATGAATCCTACGCTGGAGCAGCTGTTTCTCCAAATGACGGAGGGGGAGAGCCTTGAGTAA